A region from the Alosa alosa isolate M-15738 ecotype Scorff River chromosome 7, AALO_Geno_1.1, whole genome shotgun sequence genome encodes:
- the LOC125298485 gene encoding NACHT, LRR and PYD domains-containing protein 12-like isoform X1 yields the protein MTTNLEEVLRNTLDNLTGAEFKRFKHYLRDQGRVAWGKLEKADTDDAVDLMVEVYGTDAGSITLTILRKMNNHQLTEDLERDLERYYDEAHAATRKKSSLIQKLQEELKNKFSILHQESGNYSLQDTYIEVHIEERHMTEENRTGPSSEAKQIELGDIFADTFATRVLTLGAAGVGKTVAVQKFVMDWAERKTNQDIDFVFLLPFRVLNLKRRKSYSLLDLLLVFYPKLEDLRNLPEFSESKMLFVFDSLNESQLQLDFDGCICDPYEKSSVDILISSLIKGTLQPSALIWVTTRPAAASLIPCEYFNMKTEVCGFNDPQKIEFLQKSIRNPEKANRVIEFVNNKRSLHVMCQIPLFCHIVANVLEEILENQSKEEPPKTLTETYASFSVLQIKNLKNKSALEKGQLLIKLGKLAFRHLEKGTLMFYEKDLKVCDLDVKSGAFDAGVFTEILKMESGITGENTFSFVHLSVQEFFAALYVLHESGNGENPLLKTVSEKISWSSTPSRSHLYEFAVEKALQSKIGQLDLFLCFLLGLAPMLEPEIQPPLDVVLPQLATREVSTEKTVQYIKEKIKEDVSLERLIKLFHCLNELGDSSLAEEIIGHINSVEEKNLTPAQCSALAYLLLISAEDLEEFDLKKYLRSETGLHRMLSVVKVSRRVWLNRCCLSKASCELLASVLPGIASHVRELDMSDNDLQDEGVELLCVGLREPQCKLETLRLNRCHLSHESCELLESVLRESTSHLRELDMSDNDLQDEGVELLCVGLREPQCKLETLRLNRCHLSKASCEMMASVLQRTPSHFKELDLSENDLGDEGIDLLCVGLWDPHCKLETLRLSLCVITHKGCSLLAAALKSNPSYLKHLDLSCNHPGESGVRELTERLNDPNCKLETFKYDHGGEFRSKPGIRKYACELTLDPNTAARDLSFSEDNRRVTHVTEKQPYPDHPDRFDSCSQVLCGEGLSGRCYWEAEWSGNYVSIGVTYKNKGWVGTCVGDNDKSWTVRFSGRFVSMFSHNCITRVSTSHDGYIHSARHNNEETKILNTPPCYKRVGVFLDWPAGTLSFYSVSSDTLTHLHTFRSTFTEPLYPGFRCEESTVRLCQIT from the exons ATTATGATGAAGCACATGCAGCAACAAGGAAGAAATCATCACTAATACAAAAACTTCAGGAAGAACTGAAAAACAAGTTTTCTATCTTACATCAAGAGTCTGGGAATTACAGTTTACAAGATACTTATATTGAGGTTCATATTGAAGAAAGACATATGACAGAAGAAAATAGAACAGGACCAAGCTCTGAAGCTAAGCAAATCGAGTTGGGGGACATATTTGCAGACACATTTGCCACAAGAGTTTTGACATTGGGAGCTGCTGGTGTAGGGAAAACTGTTGCAGTGCAGAAGTTTGTCATGGACTGGGCtgagagaaaaacaaatcaagacatagattttgtttttcttcttccaTTCCGAGTGCTGAACttgaagagaagaaaaagctACAGCCTTCTTGATCTTCTTCTTGTGTTCTACCCTAAACTCGAAGATTTGAGAAACCTCCCTGAATTCAGTGAAAGCAAGATGCTTTTTGTCTTTGACAGTCTCAACGAAAGCCAACTCCAGCTAGACTTTGATGGGTGTATTTGTGACCCTTATGAGAAGTCTTCCGTGGACATCCTCATCTCGAGTCTCATCAAAGGTACCCTCCAACCTTCTGCACTCATCTGGGTCACAACCAGACCAGCAGCTGCCAGTCTGATCCCATGTGAGTACTTCAACATGAAGACAGAGGTGTGTGGATTCAATGACCCCCAGAAAATTGAGTTCCTCCAGAAGAGTATCAGGAATCCAGAAAAGGCCAACAGAGTCATTGAATTTGTCAACAACAAAAGAAGCCTTCATGTCATGTGTCAGATACCACTATTCTGCCACATTGTAGCCAACGTGCTGGAAGAGATACTGGAAAATCAGAGCAAAGAGGAGCCACCAAAAACTTTGACTGAAACATATGCATCATTCAGTGTTCTTCAGATAAAAAACCTGAAGAACAAGAGTGCACTGGAAAAAGGACAGCTCCTTATTAAACTTGGGAAACTGGCATTTAGACATCTGGAGAAAGGCACCCTGATGTTTTATGAGAAAGATTTGAAAGTGTGTGATCTTGATGTGAAATCTGGAGCTTTTGATGCTGGAGTGTTCACAGAGATCTTGAAAATGGAAAGTGGCATAACTGGAGAGAACACCTTTAGCTTTGTGCACCTCAGTGTACAAGAATTCTTTGCTGCTCTTTATGTTCTTCATGAAAGTGGTAATGGGGAAAATCCTCTTCTCAAGACTGTGAGTGAGAAGATCAGCTGGTCGTCCACACCATCAAGGTCTCACCTTTATGAGTTTGCTGTGGAAAAGGCCCTGCAGAGCAAGATTGGACAATTGGACCTATTCCTGTGCTTCCTTCTTGGCCTGGCTCCAATGTTGGAGCCTGAAATCCAGCCCCCACTGGATGTAGTGCTGCCACAGTTAGCTACCAGAGAAGTAAGCACTGAGAAAACAGTTCAATACATCAAGGAGAAGATCAAAGAGGACGTCTCACTAGAACGGCTCATTAAACTCTTCCACTGTTTAAATGAGCTTGGGGACAGTTCACTGGCAGAGGAGATCATTGG GCACATAAACTCAGTAGAGGAGAAGAACCTGACTCCAGCCCAGTGCTCAGCTCTGGCCTACCTGCTGCTGATATCAGCTGAAGACTTGGAGGAGTTTGATCTGAAGAAATACCTTAGATCAGAAACAGGGCTCCACAGAATGCTCTCTGTAGTCAAAGTTTCTAGGAGAGTTTG GCTAAATCGGTGTTGCCTATCTAAAGCAAGCTGTGAACTATTGGCATCAGTTCTGCCAGGGATAGCATCTCATGTCAGAGAACTGGATATGAGTGACAATGACTTGCAGGATGAAGGAGTGGAGCTGCTCTGTGTGGGACTAAGAGAACCACAATGCAAGCTGGAGACACTGAG gctaaacCGTTGTCACCTCTCTCATGAGAGCTGTGAACTGTTGGAGTCTGTTCTGCGAGAATCGACATCCCATCTCAGAGAACTGGACATGAGTGACAATGACCTGCAGGATGAAGGAGTGGAGCTGCTCTGTGTGGGACTAAGAGAACCACAATGCAAGCTGGAGACACTGAG GCTAAATCGATGTCACCTCTCTAAAGCAAGTTGTGAAATGATGGCTTCAGTGCTGCAAAGGACTCCTTCCCATTTCAAAGAACTGGACTTGAGTGAGAATGACCTGGGGGATGAAGGAATAGACCTGCTCTGTGTTGGACTGTGGGATCCACATTGCAAGCTGGAAACACTGAG GTTGTCTCTTTGTGTGATCACACACAAGGGCTGTTCTCTCTTGGCCGCTGCCCTCAAATCAAACCCTTCCTACCTGAAACATCTGGACCTCAGCTGCAATCACCCAGGAGAGTCAGGTGTCAGAGAGCTCACAGAAAGACTGAATGATCCCAATTGTAAACTAGAGACTTTCAA GTATGACCACGGAGGAGAGTTTAGGAGTAAACCAGGAATAAGAAAAT ATGCCTGTGAGCTCACACTGGACCCAAACACGGCTGCCAGAGATCTTTCCTTCTCTGAGGATAACAGAAGGGTGACACATGTGACAGAGAAACAGCCATATCCTGACCACCCAGACAGATTTGACTCCTGCTCTCAGGTGCTGTGTGGAGAGGGTTTGTCTGGACGCTGCTATTGGGAGGCTGAGTGGAGTGGTAATTATGTTTCGATAGGAGTGACATACAAAAACAAGGGTTGGGTTGGAACCTGCGTTGGAGATAATGACAAGTCTTGGACTGTGCGTTTCTCTGGGAGATTTGTTAGCATGTTTTCACATAATTGTATTACTAGGGTTAGCACTTCACACGATGGTTACATTCACTCTGCCCGCCACAATAATGAAGAGACTAAGATACTTAATACACCCCCCTGCTACAAAAGAGTAGGAGTGTTCCTGGACTGGCCCGCAGGTACCCTGTCCTTCTACAGCGTCTCCTCCGACACGCTCACTCACCTGCACACGTTCCGCTCCACATTCACTGAGCCCCTCTATCCTGGGTTCAGGTGTGAAGAGTCCACAGTGCGCTTGTGTCAGATCACATGA
- the LOC125298485 gene encoding NACHT, LRR and PYD domains-containing protein 12-like isoform X2 — MTTNLEEVLRNTLDNLTGAEFKRFKHYLRDQGRVAWGKLEKADTDDAVDLMVEVYGTDAGSITLTILRKMNNHQLTEDLERDLERYYDEAHAATRKKSSLIQKLQEELKNKFSILHQESGNYSLQDTYIEVHIEERHMTEENRTGPSSEAKQIELGDIFADTFATRVLTLGAAGVGKTVAVQKFVMDWAERKTNQDIDFVFLLPFRVLNLKRRKSYSLLDLLLVFYPKLEDLRNLPEFSESKMLFVFDSLNESQLQLDFDGCICDPYEKSSVDILISSLIKGTLQPSALIWVTTRPAAASLIPCEYFNMKTEVCGFNDPQKIEFLQKSIRNPEKANRVIEFVNNKRSLHVMCQIPLFCHIVANVLEEILENQSKEEPPKTLTETYASFSVLQIKNLKNKSALEKGQLLIKLGKLAFRHLEKGTLMFYEKDLKVCDLDVKSGAFDAGVFTEILKMESGITGENTFSFVHLSVQEFFAALYVLHESGNGENPLLKTVSEKISWSSTPSRSHLYEFAVEKALQSKIGQLDLFLCFLLGLAPMLEPEIQPPLDVVLPQLATREVSTEKTVQYIKEKIKEDVSLERLIKLFHCLNELGDSSLAEEIIGHINSVEEKNLTPAQCSALAYLLLISAEDLEEFDLKKYLRSETGLHRMLSVVKVSRRVWLNRCCLSKASCELLASVLPGIASHVRELDMSDNDLQDEGVELLCVGLREPQCKLETLRLNRCHLSKASCEMMASVLQRTPSHFKELDLSENDLGDEGIDLLCVGLWDPHCKLETLRLSLCVITHKGCSLLAAALKSNPSYLKHLDLSCNHPGESGVRELTERLNDPNCKLETFKYDHGGEFRSKPGIRKYACELTLDPNTAARDLSFSEDNRRVTHVTEKQPYPDHPDRFDSCSQVLCGEGLSGRCYWEAEWSGNYVSIGVTYKNKGWVGTCVGDNDKSWTVRFSGRFVSMFSHNCITRVSTSHDGYIHSARHNNEETKILNTPPCYKRVGVFLDWPAGTLSFYSVSSDTLTHLHTFRSTFTEPLYPGFRCEESTVRLCQIT, encoded by the exons ATTATGATGAAGCACATGCAGCAACAAGGAAGAAATCATCACTAATACAAAAACTTCAGGAAGAACTGAAAAACAAGTTTTCTATCTTACATCAAGAGTCTGGGAATTACAGTTTACAAGATACTTATATTGAGGTTCATATTGAAGAAAGACATATGACAGAAGAAAATAGAACAGGACCAAGCTCTGAAGCTAAGCAAATCGAGTTGGGGGACATATTTGCAGACACATTTGCCACAAGAGTTTTGACATTGGGAGCTGCTGGTGTAGGGAAAACTGTTGCAGTGCAGAAGTTTGTCATGGACTGGGCtgagagaaaaacaaatcaagacatagattttgtttttcttcttccaTTCCGAGTGCTGAACttgaagagaagaaaaagctACAGCCTTCTTGATCTTCTTCTTGTGTTCTACCCTAAACTCGAAGATTTGAGAAACCTCCCTGAATTCAGTGAAAGCAAGATGCTTTTTGTCTTTGACAGTCTCAACGAAAGCCAACTCCAGCTAGACTTTGATGGGTGTATTTGTGACCCTTATGAGAAGTCTTCCGTGGACATCCTCATCTCGAGTCTCATCAAAGGTACCCTCCAACCTTCTGCACTCATCTGGGTCACAACCAGACCAGCAGCTGCCAGTCTGATCCCATGTGAGTACTTCAACATGAAGACAGAGGTGTGTGGATTCAATGACCCCCAGAAAATTGAGTTCCTCCAGAAGAGTATCAGGAATCCAGAAAAGGCCAACAGAGTCATTGAATTTGTCAACAACAAAAGAAGCCTTCATGTCATGTGTCAGATACCACTATTCTGCCACATTGTAGCCAACGTGCTGGAAGAGATACTGGAAAATCAGAGCAAAGAGGAGCCACCAAAAACTTTGACTGAAACATATGCATCATTCAGTGTTCTTCAGATAAAAAACCTGAAGAACAAGAGTGCACTGGAAAAAGGACAGCTCCTTATTAAACTTGGGAAACTGGCATTTAGACATCTGGAGAAAGGCACCCTGATGTTTTATGAGAAAGATTTGAAAGTGTGTGATCTTGATGTGAAATCTGGAGCTTTTGATGCTGGAGTGTTCACAGAGATCTTGAAAATGGAAAGTGGCATAACTGGAGAGAACACCTTTAGCTTTGTGCACCTCAGTGTACAAGAATTCTTTGCTGCTCTTTATGTTCTTCATGAAAGTGGTAATGGGGAAAATCCTCTTCTCAAGACTGTGAGTGAGAAGATCAGCTGGTCGTCCACACCATCAAGGTCTCACCTTTATGAGTTTGCTGTGGAAAAGGCCCTGCAGAGCAAGATTGGACAATTGGACCTATTCCTGTGCTTCCTTCTTGGCCTGGCTCCAATGTTGGAGCCTGAAATCCAGCCCCCACTGGATGTAGTGCTGCCACAGTTAGCTACCAGAGAAGTAAGCACTGAGAAAACAGTTCAATACATCAAGGAGAAGATCAAAGAGGACGTCTCACTAGAACGGCTCATTAAACTCTTCCACTGTTTAAATGAGCTTGGGGACAGTTCACTGGCAGAGGAGATCATTGG GCACATAAACTCAGTAGAGGAGAAGAACCTGACTCCAGCCCAGTGCTCAGCTCTGGCCTACCTGCTGCTGATATCAGCTGAAGACTTGGAGGAGTTTGATCTGAAGAAATACCTTAGATCAGAAACAGGGCTCCACAGAATGCTCTCTGTAGTCAAAGTTTCTAGGAGAGTTTG GCTAAATCGGTGTTGCCTATCTAAAGCAAGCTGTGAACTATTGGCATCAGTTCTGCCAGGGATAGCATCTCATGTCAGAGAACTGGATATGAGTGACAATGACTTGCAGGATGAAGGAGTGGAGCTGCTCTGTGTGGGACTAAGAGAACCACAATGCAAGCTGGAGACACTGAG GCTAAATCGATGTCACCTCTCTAAAGCAAGTTGTGAAATGATGGCTTCAGTGCTGCAAAGGACTCCTTCCCATTTCAAAGAACTGGACTTGAGTGAGAATGACCTGGGGGATGAAGGAATAGACCTGCTCTGTGTTGGACTGTGGGATCCACATTGCAAGCTGGAAACACTGAG GTTGTCTCTTTGTGTGATCACACACAAGGGCTGTTCTCTCTTGGCCGCTGCCCTCAAATCAAACCCTTCCTACCTGAAACATCTGGACCTCAGCTGCAATCACCCAGGAGAGTCAGGTGTCAGAGAGCTCACAGAAAGACTGAATGATCCCAATTGTAAACTAGAGACTTTCAA GTATGACCACGGAGGAGAGTTTAGGAGTAAACCAGGAATAAGAAAAT ATGCCTGTGAGCTCACACTGGACCCAAACACGGCTGCCAGAGATCTTTCCTTCTCTGAGGATAACAGAAGGGTGACACATGTGACAGAGAAACAGCCATATCCTGACCACCCAGACAGATTTGACTCCTGCTCTCAGGTGCTGTGTGGAGAGGGTTTGTCTGGACGCTGCTATTGGGAGGCTGAGTGGAGTGGTAATTATGTTTCGATAGGAGTGACATACAAAAACAAGGGTTGGGTTGGAACCTGCGTTGGAGATAATGACAAGTCTTGGACTGTGCGTTTCTCTGGGAGATTTGTTAGCATGTTTTCACATAATTGTATTACTAGGGTTAGCACTTCACACGATGGTTACATTCACTCTGCCCGCCACAATAATGAAGAGACTAAGATACTTAATACACCCCCCTGCTACAAAAGAGTAGGAGTGTTCCTGGACTGGCCCGCAGGTACCCTGTCCTTCTACAGCGTCTCCTCCGACACGCTCACTCACCTGCACACGTTCCGCTCCACATTCACTGAGCCCCTCTATCCTGGGTTCAGGTGTGAAGAGTCCACAGTGCGCTTGTGTCAGATCACATGA